The Vanrija pseudolonga chromosome 1, complete sequence genomic sequence CAACTACCTCTGTGTGCACAAGAAGCTGCGCTCCAAGCGTCTCGCACCCGTCCTCATCAAGGAGGTCACTCGCCGTGTCAACCTCACCAACATCTGGCAGGCGATCTACACTGCGGGTGTTGTCATCCCCACCCCTTTCTCGACATGCCGCTACTACCACCGTAACCTCAACCCTcccaagctcgtcgacattggCTTCTCCCCCTTGCCGCGCGGCTCGACGATTGCGCGCCTGGTTCGCAACTATGCCatgccaacgacgacgtcggtGCCCGGGTTCCGCGAGATGAAGAAAGAGGACGTGCCCCAGGTCGGCAACCTCTTGAGGAAGTACCTCTCTCGCTTCCCCATCGCGCAGACGTTCagcaccgacgaggacattgacCACTGGTTCCTCTCTGGCCAGGgacacgacgtcgacggtaagcgcgtcgagcaggtcgtgtGGGCGTatgtcgtcgaggacccGACAACAAAGGAGATCACCGACATGATCTCGTTCTActcgctgccctcgaccATCATGCAACACCCCAAGTACAACGTTCTGAACGCGGCGTACCTGTTCTACTACGCCTCTGACGCCGCCTTCTCGGCTGGTGCCTCGTCGGATGACGAAaccaagctcaaggccaagctcgacgagagGCTCAACGCGCTTAGCAGGGACATGTTGACGGTTGCCCAGACTGTGAGTGGTGTTCTTATGTGCAGTGCTGACCACTTCAGTCTGGCTTCGACGTGATGAACGCCCTTACGCTCCTCGATAACAACATGTTCCTTAGCGAGCAGAAGTTCGGCCCTGGTGACGGCTACCTAAACTACTACTTGTACAACTGGGCCATGCCCCCCATCGACGGTGGCATGGACACGACCGTGGCGAGGCAGGGATCTGGCGTGGGTGTCGTCATGCTTTGAGCAGTGCAGTCGTGTCGGGCACCATGTATGCCGAGTAGACCATAGATGGCCATGGCATTGTCTCCACCTCTGCGAGCGTCCGTGGGAGGAGCACTGTGTgggtgcagcagcaacatGCGGCATCAGTGCCCGCATTCCAGCGTGCCAGCCGGCGGTAAGGCCAGCCCCGTGGACAGTCCGCCGGAAACGAGGTGTCTGTGCTCAAACAAACCACTTGTACCCCGTCCGTCTCGGTGCTGGCCACACGATCAACAGTGGGGCCGCGAGTGCGAGCCGAGCCCACGAACCAAGTGGGACGACCGCaagcggcagcagcgcagcgacgaggacacgcgCAGCTAGCACGAGCCGGACCAcggccgcagccgccagcATGCCATACGCCGCGCCGGACTTGTCCTCACGCCATTGTTCTGCCGCCGTCAGcttcctcccccccccctccccggGCCAGACGCACTTTTCCACAGCGTAGCGTACAGACGCGCGAAGTGATGCTCTGTAAACACGAGCAGAAAGGCCAGGGGCACAGTGAGCAGGGTGCCAAAGTCGAGGGGGTACGGCCatgccgagtcggcggggtgcgcggcgacgagcaccatggcgaggaggtacacggcgggcgcggtcgcgctccACGCCGAGAAGGGCACGTGGCTcgtgtccgtgtcgtcgcagctgtcggcgccgcaccacgcccgcgcgTCGTTCCACACGTTGCGCGTAGTGGCGACTAGGGCGGACACGACGCCAGAGACGGCGTACGACgctgcgacggcgccgaggtcggctgcgagcgccgcctcccgGCTCCACGGGGAGCTGAACGGCGCAGAGTAGTGGAAGAGCGGGCTGCGGAGCGCGCGTGGTCTCGCTACCAAGGccaggtcgagcgagaggagcgcgtgcgcgagcgggaggagggcggtcgtcgtcgctgcggggagggagaggcggaagcgggcgcggcggtagGTCATGGGGCGTTGGCGGCCATACGTCAGTCAGATATGAGTGAGTGAGGTGGATGGTGAGGACGCATAGATGAAGACAGCCTCGCCCATCCTTCGCTCTTGGCACTGCTTGCTTGACCGTCGTAGTCCCCTCCGgccgccgctccgctcggcggctgagcggcgcggcgacctcggaCCTGGGATGTTACGAGTTAGGAACGACGACTAACGGTTGGCGTGGAGATGGCGTGCAGGTCACGTGATTGTTTGCTTTGCTGCCTGGCCGCCCAGCCCGTGTCTGTACGAGTGCGTGTGCGACTGTGCATTGCGTTGGGAGACAAGTGGGGAGGGAGATGGGGTGGGACATGAGGTTGAGACTGTGAGGTGGGTGTTTGATGGGGAGAAGGTTTCGGGCACGAGGCGTCGAGCGGTTGACGGCACCGTGGTACGGTGGCGTCCAACCTCGCCGGCTGGCATGCtgacctgcctgcctgtgTTCGCAAACCGCGTCCTGGCCGACTCCTCGCCCCCAAGCAGCACCCCGCACCCCACGAGAAGGAGCGGTGAGCACTGCTTCACGAGCCCGAGTGATCCATTgtgcgagcagcgagcgagcaacaCGACACCGGTTTGCCGAGTGCACCCCATCGACCTGTCggaccccgcccgccgctgagCGCGATAGCGGCCCGTGAGCCCCCTGCGGCCGCGCTTGGCATCGTGCGAGGCGCAGACATGATCAATCCTTGGCACTGCGTCAGGCGCTTCTCCCACCCAGATGCGCATGCTATCGCCATGTCGCTGTCGGACACGATCCGCCAGATAATCATGCACCCTTGCGTCGGGTCTTCGGGTGGTGCTGCGGGAATTTGACGACCACTCAGGCACGGTTGTGGGGAATTTGATGATTGCGGTTATCGAggtccacctcgtccagcagtggtggtgggtacTAAAGCTGGCGGGGGACACTCATtccagcaacaacagcagcagcattcCATCGCAACAAGACTCTCTCTCTCACAAGCCTCTCCCATCACAATGAGTACGTCGTGCGCGCCCTGGGCAACg encodes the following:
- the NMT gene encoding Glycylpeptide N-tetradecanoyltransferase, with product MAPADTSAGPSGSSKSTDAAVNELTAKVATLGHEDEQNHDDAEEGEDDSDHDDDVNGDAGTGGQGGEDGGKKKKKKKKRKSKAKSSAAAGTSQAEVPAVNVVSGSLGSGSHEDIKKALQAVDLMKLLENFGGADPNAGQLKEHKFWKTQPVIQNGETMVKEGPIDAPKTPADVRQEPYALPAGFEWSTVDVKNEEQMLEVHTLLTENYVEDDEAMFRFRYSKEFLLWALTAPGYLPEWHIGVRVQKTGKLVGFISGIKVELRAYSHTWDSAEINYLCVHKKLRSKRLAPVLIKEVTRRVNLTNIWQAIYTAGVVIPTPFSTCRYYHRNLNPPKLVDIGFSPLPRGSTIARLVRNYAMPTTTSVPGFREMKKEDVPQVGNLLRKYLSRFPIAQTFSTDEDIDHWFLSGQGHDVDGKRVEQVVWAYVVEDPTTKEITDMISFYSLPSTIMQHPKYNVLNAAYLFYYASDAAFSAGASSDDETKLKAKLDERLNALSRDMLTVAQTSGFDVMNALTLLDNNMFLSEQKFGPGDGYLNYYLYNWAMPPIDGGMDTTVARQGSGVGVVML